A stretch of Malus sylvestris chromosome 11, drMalSylv7.2, whole genome shotgun sequence DNA encodes these proteins:
- the LOC126591300 gene encoding endoglucanase 17-like, producing MAFSPTLGLLLLSCSTTLLLLCNANPIPGYHRNPIYRHHRSASHNYRDALTKSILFFEGQRSGKLPPNQRVSWRRDSGLSDGAAAHVDLVGGYYDAGDNVKFGFPMAFTATMLSWSVIEFGGLMKGELENARQAIRWATDYLLKATAHPGTIYVQVGDATKDHACWERPEDMDTPRTVLKIDQNTPGSEVAAETAAALASASLVFRRCDPSYSKLLLRRAMSVFAFADRHRGLYSIGLKKFVCPYYCDYSGYQDELLWGAAWLHKATKNPMYLSYIQLNGQILGAAEFDNTFGWDNKHVGARILLSKAFLVQKVRSLHEYKGHADSFICSIIPGASYSAQYTPGGLLFKMNDSNMQYVTSTSFLILSYAKYLTHSRQVVNCGGTVITPMWLRAIAKRQVDYLLGDNPMKMSYMVGYGPRYPQRIHHRGSSLPSVAAHPAKIQCSSGFSVMSSQSPNPNILVGAVIGGPDQNDKFPDQRSDYEQSEPATYINAPLVGTLTYLAHSFGQL from the exons ATGGCTTTTTCTCCCACACTTGGACTCCTCCTCCTCTCCTGTTCCACcactctcctcctcctctgcaATGCCAACCCCATTCCCGGCTACCACCGCAACCCAATCTACCGCCACCATCGCTCCGCCAGCCACAACTACAGAGATGCCCTCACCAAGTCCATCCTCTTCTTCGAAGGCCAGAGGTCCGGAAAGCTCCCTCCTAACCAGAGGGTTTCTTGGAGGAGAGACTCTGGCCTCTCCGACGGCGCCGCCGCACAC GTTGATTTGGTTGGAGGATACTACGATGCAGGGGACAATGTGAAGTTTGGGTTTCCCATGGCTTTCACCGCCACCATGCTTTCATGGAGTGTGATCGAGTTCGGCGGGTTGATGAAGGGAGAGCTTGAGAATGCTAGGCAGGCTATCCGGTGGGCCACCGACTACCTCCTCAAAGCTACCGCGCACCCAGGCACCATCTATGTTCAG GTTGGTGATGCGACCAAGGACCATGCTTGTTGGGAGAGACCAGAAGACATGGACACCCCAAGAACTGTGTTGAAGATTGACCAAAACACCCCTGGTTCTGAAGTTGCAGCTGAAACTGCTGCTGCTCTCGCTTCTGCCTCATTGGTCTTCAGAAGATGTGACCCATCTTACTCCAAGCTTCTGCTCAGGAGGGCCATGAGC GTGTTTGCGTTTGCCGATAGGCACAGAGGCCTTTACAGCATCGGATTGAAGAAGTTTGTGTGCCCCTACTACTGTGATTACTCTGGCTATCAGGATGAGCTTTTGTGGGGTGCTGCTTGGCTGCACAAGGCCACCAAAAATCCCATGTATCTCAGCTACATTCAGCTTAACGGTCAGATCCTCGGCGCGGCGGAGTTCGATAACACGTTCGGATGGGATAACAAGCACGTCGGAGCACGAATCCTTCTTTCCAAG GCATTCCTCGTTCAAAAGGTGAGGTCACTCCATGAGTACAAAGGGCATGCAGATAGTTTCATCTGTTCAATCATTCCCGGAGCCTCTTACTCGGCCCAATACACTCCAg GTGGTCTTCTGTTCAAGATGAATGACAGCAACATGCAGTATGTGACATCCACCTCGTTTCTGATCTTGAGCTACGCCAAGTATTTAACCCATTCCCGCCAGGTGGTTAACTGCGGCGGCACCGTCATCACCCCAATGTGGCTCCGAGCAATTGCCAAGAGACAG GTGGATTATTTGCTAGGAGACAACCCAATGAAGATGTCCTACATGGTGGGGTACGGCCCACGGTACCCACAGAGGATCCACCACAGGGGCTCATCCCTGCCGTCCGTCGCCGCACACCCGGCCAAGATCCAATGCTCGTCCGGATTCAGCGTGATGAGCTCCCAATCCCCTAACCCCAACATCCTGGTGGGGGCAGTGATCGGTGGGCCCGACCAGAACGACAAGTTCCCAGATCAACGGTCAGATTACGAGCAGTCGGAGCCAGCCACTTACATCAACGCACCCCTCGTAGGAACACTGACTTATCTTGCCCACTCATTTGGCCAGCTCTAA